A window from Chryseobacterium phocaeense encodes these proteins:
- a CDS encoding sensor histidine kinase, protein MFLIINIVFILLVFRILFNAKVLKRLMEYHWGFLLKFQHIFFFLVFIIITFFTENYFLDVPELIWSVLSVVIFNVGIYSLVYFYLVPEFYLSNKYPEFILYALISFLVSSLFRILLEPAVFDMNFNETLSNTKFLYNVYTAQGIVILVASFLGITKDKFLIEQDFKDLGEEKDQLYLDLLKSKMNPHFLLNTLNNIYSKSFQPSENTSESILQLSKLLQYVIYDTNKERISMAQEFSSIKSLIGLYQLKYNNVLNITFDIQDEETLELIDIPPSVCLTLFENALKHSAVGIEADSYINVMYKIKDHELLFEIRNSVAKKKNLVGNMNNSGLGNEAVINILEKNYAGSYIFISEPADLNNYQTILKIKL, encoded by the coding sequence ATGTTTTTAATTATAAATATTGTATTTATATTATTGGTTTTCAGGATTTTGTTTAATGCAAAAGTTTTGAAAAGACTGATGGAATACCACTGGGGATTTTTACTGAAGTTTCAGCATATTTTCTTCTTTCTGGTCTTCATCATCATCACATTTTTTACGGAAAATTACTTTTTGGATGTTCCGGAGCTCATCTGGAGTGTTTTGTCCGTCGTTATTTTTAATGTCGGAATTTACAGTCTTGTCTACTTTTATCTCGTCCCGGAATTCTATCTTTCCAATAAATATCCCGAGTTTATTCTCTACGCGCTGATCAGTTTTCTGGTCTCAAGTCTTTTCAGGATTCTGCTGGAACCGGCTGTCTTTGATATGAATTTTAACGAAACCCTTTCCAATACGAAATTTCTTTACAACGTTTATACCGCACAGGGCATTGTTATACTGGTCGCTTCCTTCCTGGGAATTACAAAAGATAAATTCCTCATTGAGCAGGATTTTAAAGATCTGGGCGAAGAAAAAGACCAGCTGTATCTGGATCTCCTTAAATCCAAAATGAATCCCCATTTCCTGCTGAATACACTGAATAATATCTACTCCAAAAGTTTTCAGCCTTCCGAAAATACTTCGGAATCTATCCTGCAGCTGAGCAAGTTGCTGCAGTACGTGATTTATGATACGAACAAGGAAAGAATCAGTATGGCCCAGGAATTTTCATCCATAAAATCCCTAATCGGATTGTATCAGCTGAAATATAACAATGTCCTGAACATCACGTTTGATATTCAGGATGAAGAAACTCTGGAACTCATCGATATTCCTCCGTCTGTATGCCTCACGCTGTTTGAAAATGCATTGAAACATTCGGCGGTAGGGATAGAAGCAGACAGCTATATTAATGTCATGTACAAAATAAAAGACCATGAGCTTCTGTTTGAGATCCGGAATTCTGTAGCAAAGAAAAAAAATCTTGTGGGAAATATGAATAACAGTGGTCTGGGGAACGAAGCGGTCATTAATATCCTGGAAAAAAATTACGCAGGAAGCTATATTTTTATTTCCGAACCTGCAGACCTGAACAATTATCAGACGATTTTAAAAATTAAACTCTAA
- a CDS encoding DUF3108 domain-containing protein, with amino-acid sequence MVKNIMKTFLLLLLISSANLFSQNLLTPANVKIDAKLIKDETSEATWYADNAGTKIEIGSITTELKKLNKTDLLIKTTVKMKQAPDAKWTDSTIVKTANFEPVYHSSFNMMRDVVLRSGKTKVTGYYFDKKTQKKDNIEIPAADYFDSSSYPVIIRFSLLKENYTADLSIFDYNPDAKKGLLKAYITEMKKTDLNGKKVWAVKTTDDIQDKTTTVTYYIDPETRKILKQDMELGGRKMTLETIQ; translated from the coding sequence ATGGTAAAAAATATCATGAAAACATTTCTTTTACTTTTACTCATCAGCAGTGCGAATTTATTTTCCCAGAACCTGCTCACTCCCGCCAATGTTAAAATTGATGCTAAGCTCATTAAAGACGAAACCTCAGAAGCGACATGGTACGCCGATAATGCCGGAACCAAAATAGAAATAGGAAGCATTACTACAGAGCTTAAAAAATTAAATAAGACAGATCTGCTGATCAAAACTACGGTAAAGATGAAGCAGGCTCCTGATGCCAAATGGACGGATTCCACGATTGTAAAAACAGCCAATTTCGAGCCTGTGTACCACTCTTCTTTTAATATGATGAGGGATGTGGTCCTTCGGTCAGGTAAAACCAAAGTAACAGGATATTACTTTGATAAAAAAACACAGAAAAAAGACAATATAGAGATTCCTGCAGCAGATTATTTTGACAGCAGCAGCTATCCTGTGATCATCCGGTTTTCTCTGCTGAAAGAAAATTATACCGCTGACCTCTCCATATTCGATTATAATCCGGATGCGAAAAAAGGACTTTTAAAAGCCTACATCACAGAAATGAAAAAAACCGACCTTAACGGAAAAAAAGTCTGGGCTGTAAAAACTACGGATGACATCCAGGACAAAACAACAACGGTTACGTATTATATTGATCCCGAAACCCGCAAAATCCTGAAACAGGATATGGAACTTGGCGGAAGAAAAATGACGCTGGAAACGATTCAATAA
- a CDS encoding co-chaperone GroES: protein MSVNFKPLADRVLIEPIAAETKTASGIIIPDTAKEKPQEGTVVAVGPGKKDEPTTVQVGDKVLYGKYSGSELKLEGKDYLIVKEGDLLGVIG, encoded by the coding sequence ATGTCAGTAAACTTTAAACCATTAGCAGACAGAGTTCTTATTGAGCCTATCGCTGCAGAGACTAAAACAGCTTCAGGTATCATTATTCCGGACACAGCGAAGGAAAAGCCGCAGGAAGGTACTGTAGTAGCAGTAGGTCCAGGTAAAAAAGATGAGCCTACCACTGTTCAGGTAGGTGACAAAGTTCTTTATGGGAAATATTCAGGTTCTGAATTAAAGCTGGAAGGAAAAGATTACTTAATCGTTAAGGAAGGAGATTTACTGGGAGTAATCGGGTAA
- a CDS encoding CitMHS family transporter, producing the protein MLTFLGFLMILIFMVLIMNKKMTPLTALVIVPVTIALFAGFGPELGEMMKNGVKEIALTGVMLIFAILYFSLMIDTGLFEPLVNIILKAVGDNPIKTTIGTAVLTALVSLDGDGSSTYLIVVAAMLPLYKKQGMNPLILTCIIMLAGQIMNILPWGGPTARVMSSLKLGHTEIFVPMIPIMAIGIIWVIFVAYILGRREKIRIAKHGKFTNYNSNDIIGEVDLKLRRPKLILVNLALTITLLVVMILDVVPLGIAFMIAFCIASIINYPKLKDQQKIISKHAGNALSVAGMIFGAGIFTGILNGSGIMQAMGNSMIEIVPKSWGSYLNVVTALFSIPLTFFLSNDAYYFGILPIIIATGHQLGISPEILGRASLIGQGSHLLSPLVPSTYLLVSLAGVEFSDHLKYTLKWALGSSLVMLIAALILGVI; encoded by the coding sequence ATGCTTACATTCCTTGGATTTCTCATGATCCTGATCTTTATGGTCCTGATTATGAACAAAAAAATGACGCCACTAACGGCTTTGGTCATTGTACCGGTAACCATAGCTCTTTTTGCAGGTTTCGGTCCTGAACTGGGAGAAATGATGAAGAACGGAGTGAAAGAAATCGCACTGACGGGCGTCATGCTGATCTTTGCAATCCTTTATTTCAGCTTAATGATAGACACGGGGCTTTTTGAACCTTTGGTGAATATTATTTTAAAAGCAGTTGGGGACAATCCTATTAAAACCACCATAGGAACGGCTGTTCTTACAGCATTGGTTTCCCTGGACGGCGATGGTTCTTCCACGTACTTAATAGTAGTGGCAGCGATGCTTCCTTTGTATAAAAAACAGGGCATGAATCCTCTTATCCTTACCTGTATCATTATGCTGGCAGGCCAGATTATGAATATTCTTCCATGGGGTGGGCCTACAGCAAGGGTGATGAGCTCACTGAAGCTGGGGCATACAGAAATTTTTGTTCCCATGATCCCCATTATGGCCATAGGCATTATCTGGGTGATATTTGTTGCTTATATTCTGGGGAGAAGAGAAAAAATAAGAATTGCAAAGCACGGAAAATTCACGAATTACAACAGCAATGATATCATCGGAGAGGTAGATCTTAAGCTTCGCCGCCCAAAACTGATCCTGGTGAATCTCGCTCTTACCATCACACTTCTGGTCGTGATGATCCTGGATGTGGTTCCGTTGGGCATTGCGTTTATGATTGCTTTCTGTATCGCTTCCATCATCAATTATCCTAAATTAAAAGACCAGCAGAAAATTATCTCCAAGCATGCCGGAAATGCCTTATCTGTGGCCGGGATGATCTTCGGAGCCGGAATTTTTACCGGAATCCTGAACGGCTCAGGCATTATGCAGGCCATGGGAAACAGCATGATTGAAATTGTTCCGAAAAGCTGGGGAAGCTACCTGAATGTGGTTACAGCCCTTTTCAGTATTCCGCTTACCTTTTTCCTTTCCAATGATGCCTATTATTTTGGAATACTGCCTATTATTATAGCAACCGGGCATCAGCTTGGCATTTCCCCGGAGATCCTGGGACGGGCCAGCCTTATCGGGCAGGGGTCTCACCTGCTGAGTCCGCTGGTTCCGTCAACTTATTTACTGGTTTCGCTGGCTGGAGTGGAATTTTCAGATCATTTGAAATATACTTTGAAATGGGCATTGGGATCTTCGTTGGTTATGCTGATCGCGGCGCTGATTCTTGGAGTGATTTAA
- a CDS encoding HupE/UreJ family protein — protein sequence MKDFIFYLNLGWEHIISLDALDHQLFVLALIAVYSYQDWKKILVLVTAFTIGHSITLALSILDVFRVPSAWVEFLIPLTIVLTALDNILMKNKKQTLMRANYYLAAIFGLIHGMGFANTARVMIAKSQSIAVPLLGFNIGLELGQIVIVCAILVVLFILLSVFKVNKKDWVLFVSSGVFALALKMTLERIPF from the coding sequence ATGAAGGATTTTATATTCTATTTAAATCTGGGTTGGGAACATATTATTTCCCTGGATGCTCTTGATCACCAGCTGTTTGTTCTGGCCTTGATTGCCGTTTATTCATATCAGGACTGGAAGAAAATCCTGGTTTTGGTTACGGCATTTACCATCGGGCATTCCATAACGCTTGCTTTGAGTATTCTTGATGTATTCCGGGTTCCGTCTGCGTGGGTAGAGTTTTTGATCCCGCTGACTATTGTACTGACTGCTCTGGATAATATCCTGATGAAAAATAAAAAACAGACCCTGATGCGCGCCAATTATTATCTGGCAGCCATCTTTGGCCTTATTCACGGGATGGGTTTCGCAAATACGGCAAGGGTGATGATCGCCAAAAGCCAGAGCATTGCCGTCCCGTTGTTAGGATTTAATATCGGGCTGGAACTGGGGCAGATCGTTATTGTATGTGCTATTCTTGTCGTGCTGTTTATTTTACTGAGTGTTTTTAAGGTGAATAAAAAAGACTGGGTTCTTTTTGTATCATCTGGTGTATTTGCACTGGCTTTAAAAATGACTTTGGAAAGAATTCCTTTTTAA
- a CDS encoding cation:dicarboxylate symporter family transporter: MNPFEPQKTFTGRYLKNLTLYVFAAILGGVFTGYYAPEAGIRLGVVSRYFFMVLEMLILPIIFMAIMYGICQLSGIRNASSIVWKTILYFLVISSVAILIGFIFGFAVKPGAETGIDTTRISSSLPKTFEINDRDLSGILYLNRHGIFLFISIAAGIFMNLSSGREKFLNILDKGLKAFYTVIKYLYIILPVVIFCNIAYGIGVYGINTLLPLSKVVATVYLADIVFIFGILGIVAYLFKIHLWKFLLDLKEEIILVITTSSSKTAFPLIFEKMESEGYSRKILGFVIPLGYNFNLSGACIYIAVTCCFLIQFYNISLTVSDYLWLFAIITITSKTASGVPGSGFLALIFTLNRFGKIPLTDIALLYTVDRFMNEARSVTNFISIAVSGAVISKMNQKSKEV; this comes from the coding sequence ATGAATCCTTTTGAACCTCAAAAAACATTCACAGGAAGGTATTTAAAGAATCTTACCTTATATGTATTTGCCGCCATTCTAGGAGGTGTGTTTACAGGCTATTATGCGCCTGAGGCAGGGATCCGGCTGGGCGTTGTAAGCCGCTATTTTTTCATGGTTCTGGAAATGCTGATCCTTCCTATTATCTTTATGGCGATCATGTACGGAATCTGCCAGCTGTCCGGGATCAGGAATGCCAGCAGCATTGTCTGGAAAACCATTCTGTATTTTCTGGTCATCAGCTCTGTGGCTATTCTGATTGGATTTATTTTCGGTTTTGCCGTAAAACCCGGTGCTGAGACCGGAATTGATACCACCAGAATCAGCAGTTCCCTTCCCAAAACCTTTGAGATCAATGACAGAGATTTATCCGGGATTTTATACCTCAACCGGCACGGAATTTTTCTTTTTATCTCCATTGCAGCAGGAATTTTTATGAATCTTTCTTCGGGAAGGGAGAAGTTCCTGAATATTTTAGACAAAGGATTGAAAGCCTTTTACACGGTAATCAAATATCTCTATATCATTCTGCCCGTCGTTATTTTCTGTAATATTGCTTACGGAATTGGTGTCTATGGGATCAATACCCTGCTGCCGCTGAGCAAAGTGGTGGCCACGGTGTATCTGGCTGATATTGTTTTTATCTTCGGGATTCTGGGAATTGTGGCTTATCTGTTTAAAATCCATTTGTGGAAATTTTTACTTGACCTAAAAGAAGAAATTATCCTGGTGATCACCACATCCTCGTCTAAAACGGCATTCCCTCTTATCTTTGAAAAAATGGAATCTGAGGGGTACAGCCGGAAAATCCTGGGCTTCGTGATTCCTCTGGGTTATAATTTCAATCTTTCGGGAGCGTGTATTTATATTGCGGTGACGTGCTGCTTTCTGATCCAGTTCTATAATATTTCATTAACGGTTAGCGATTATCTCTGGCTTTTCGCTATTATTACCATTACTTCCAAAACAGCGTCCGGTGTTCCCGGATCAGGGTTTCTGGCCCTTATTTTTACATTAAACCGGTTTGGAAAAATCCCTTTAACCGATATTGCCCTTCTTTACACTGTAGACCGTTTTATGAACGAAGCAAGATCGGTTACGAACTTTATCAGTATTGCTGTTTCCGGCGCGGTGATTTCGAAAATGAATCAAAAAAGTAAGGAAGTGTGA
- a CDS encoding M1 family metallopeptidase, with the protein MKLQALLLSFSVFAYTGFAAQNIQNNPGSNHGNRFEQLGTILPTPNIYRTASGAPGHGYWQNRADYYITAYLDEDKRNLKGSETVTYYNNSPDDLDYIWLQLDENEQSTVKNAGFQFPSTLPASTNDQQLAVSELPEKDNGYGVNLEKVTDAAGSPLKYTVNKTMMRIDLPKVLKKGEKLVFKIDWNYNIPNRIKMGGRGGYENFAEDGNDLYTMTQWYPRMCVYSDFHGWQNHQFTGRGEFALVFGDFKVSMNVPADHIVGGTGECKNYEQVLTSDQMARYRKAEGAAEPIEIVTLDEAKKAEKNHSKQRKTWVFAANDVRDFAWTSSRKFVWDGMRVTIPENNNKVMAMSFYPKEAYNLYRKYSTKAVAHTIKTYSEFTIPYPYPVAQSVEAANGMEYPMICFNFGRTEKDGTYSEGTKNGMIGVVIHEVGHNFFPMIINSDERQWSWMDEGLNTFTEYLTEEKWDNKFPSKRGPAWTIVDYMKLPKDQLEPIMSNSENIVQFGPNAYSKPATGLNILRETIMGRELFDKAYKTYAKRWAFKHPEPADFFRTMEDASGEDLDWFWRGWFYGTDPVDIAIDKVTVAVPDLNTPPLEAKEIKYKVEKPLQNSFEDISKIRNKEDKSIAFSVDKDKELQDFYYRYDRGQEKVDAEKEYTIKTDPSPALDAKDKEKFRNITGYQIDFVNKGGLVMPIILEFTFEDGTKLYDKSSAQIWRQNEQKVSKTYYFDKKIKSIQLDPMRETADIDTSNNLWTSAGAGSETSKFQLFKQKQGGGPVRGGANGKVNPMQAAGKKS; encoded by the coding sequence ATGAAACTACAAGCCCTTCTATTGTCATTTTCTGTATTTGCCTACACAGGTTTCGCCGCACAAAATATCCAGAATAACCCTGGTAGTAACCACGGAAACAGATTTGAGCAACTGGGAACCATTCTTCCTACACCCAACATCTACAGAACGGCTTCGGGAGCTCCGGGCCACGGATACTGGCAGAACAGGGCTGATTATTATATTACCGCTTACCTTGATGAAGATAAAAGAAACCTTAAAGGCTCAGAAACCGTTACCTACTATAATAATTCTCCTGATGACCTGGATTATATCTGGCTTCAGCTGGATGAAAATGAGCAGTCCACTGTAAAAAATGCAGGATTCCAGTTTCCTTCTACGCTTCCGGCTTCTACCAATGACCAGCAGCTTGCAGTAAGTGAACTTCCGGAAAAAGACAACGGCTACGGTGTGAACCTTGAAAAAGTAACAGATGCCGCAGGAAGTCCGTTGAAATACACGGTGAACAAAACCATGATGCGTATTGATCTTCCAAAAGTATTAAAGAAAGGAGAAAAACTGGTTTTCAAAATAGACTGGAACTATAATATTCCCAACAGGATCAAAATGGGCGGCCGCGGCGGCTATGAAAATTTTGCGGAAGACGGAAATGACCTGTACACCATGACCCAATGGTACCCGAGAATGTGCGTTTACAGCGATTTTCACGGATGGCAGAACCACCAGTTCACGGGACGCGGTGAATTTGCTTTGGTATTCGGTGACTTTAAAGTTTCGATGAATGTTCCGGCAGACCATATTGTAGGGGGAACCGGGGAATGTAAAAACTACGAGCAGGTCTTAACATCTGACCAGATGGCAAGATACCGTAAGGCCGAAGGTGCTGCAGAACCCATTGAGATCGTAACGTTGGATGAAGCTAAAAAAGCTGAAAAAAATCATTCAAAACAAAGAAAAACCTGGGTTTTTGCAGCTAATGATGTAAGAGATTTCGCCTGGACCTCATCCAGAAAATTTGTCTGGGACGGAATGCGCGTTACCATTCCTGAAAACAACAATAAGGTAATGGCCATGAGCTTTTATCCAAAAGAAGCCTATAACCTTTACAGAAAATATTCTACAAAAGCTGTTGCCCACACCATTAAAACCTATTCCGAATTTACCATCCCATATCCATACCCGGTAGCCCAGTCTGTAGAGGCAGCCAACGGAATGGAATACCCTATGATCTGTTTTAATTTCGGAAGAACGGAAAAGGACGGAACGTATTCTGAGGGAACTAAAAACGGAATGATCGGCGTGGTGATCCATGAAGTCGGGCATAACTTCTTCCCGATGATCATTAATTCTGACGAAAGACAATGGAGCTGGATGGATGAAGGCCTGAATACCTTCACGGAATATCTTACGGAAGAAAAATGGGACAATAAATTCCCTTCAAAAAGAGGTCCGGCATGGACTATTGTGGATTATATGAAGCTTCCGAAAGATCAGCTGGAACCTATTATGAGCAACTCTGAAAATATTGTTCAGTTTGGTCCGAATGCCTATTCCAAACCGGCTACGGGATTAAATATCCTTCGTGAAACTATTATGGGAAGAGAACTTTTTGACAAAGCTTATAAAACCTATGCGAAAAGATGGGCCTTTAAGCATCCTGAACCTGCAGATTTCTTCCGTACCATGGAAGATGCCAGCGGTGAAGATCTTGACTGGTTCTGGAGAGGATGGTTCTACGGGACAGATCCTGTAGACATTGCCATCGACAAAGTAACGGTTGCCGTACCGGATCTCAATACGCCTCCACTGGAAGCCAAAGAGATCAAATATAAAGTGGAAAAACCGCTTCAGAATTCATTTGAAGATATTTCAAAAATCAGAAACAAAGAAGATAAAAGCATTGCATTTTCTGTAGATAAAGACAAGGAACTTCAGGATTTCTATTACAGATACGACAGAGGACAGGAAAAAGTAGATGCTGAAAAAGAATACACTATAAAAACAGATCCATCTCCCGCCTTGGATGCCAAGGACAAGGAGAAATTCAGGAATATCACAGGATACCAGATTGATTTTGTGAACAAAGGTGGACTGGTAATGCCAATCATCCTTGAATTTACATTCGAAGACGGAACAAAATTGTATGACAAATCATCTGCCCAGATCTGGAGACAGAATGAGCAGAAAGTTTCAAAGACGTATTATTTCGACAAGAAGATAAAGTCAATACAGCTTGATCCGATGAGAGAAACTGCAGATATCGATACTTCCAATAATTTATGGACCAGTGCAGGTGCCGGCAGTGAAACTTCAAAATTCCAGCTGTTTAAACAGAAACAGGGCGGCGGTCCTGTAAGGGGAGGCGCCAACGGAAAAGTAAATCCGATGCAGGCTGCAGGAAAGAAATCATAA
- a CDS encoding LytR/AlgR family response regulator transcription factor, which produces MANLTIVSVDDEYPALELIRKYCAQMEDVDLVKIFQDPEQALEYLKENRVDLVILDINMPYINGIELLHQLPYQPLCIFLTLETQYAVKAFELDVVHYLVKPVDFETFRKAINKAKDFLQFKNSTEHKKKENFIMFKSNYVMHKVLLEDVRWVQGFGEYIILVTRLKKYMILERMSNFEEKFQNLGFIRIHKSYIVLSTHIGSYDTAHVYLKDGEKLPLGRTYKNALKAYLN; this is translated from the coding sequence ATGGCTAACCTCACAATCGTAAGTGTAGATGATGAATATCCGGCATTGGAGCTGATCCGGAAATATTGCGCACAGATGGAAGACGTGGACTTGGTGAAGATATTCCAGGATCCTGAACAGGCACTGGAATACCTTAAGGAAAACAGGGTAGATCTTGTGATTCTGGATATTAATATGCCTTATATCAACGGGATTGAGCTCCTGCATCAGCTGCCTTACCAACCGCTCTGTATATTCCTTACCCTGGAAACTCAGTATGCAGTCAAGGCCTTTGAACTCGATGTGGTGCATTATCTTGTGAAGCCCGTGGATTTTGAAACGTTTAGAAAAGCGATCAACAAGGCAAAAGATTTCTTACAGTTTAAAAACTCGACGGAACATAAAAAGAAAGAAAATTTCATTATGTTCAAATCCAATTACGTAATGCACAAAGTCCTTTTGGAAGATGTGCGTTGGGTGCAGGGATTTGGAGAATACATTATCCTGGTGACCCGTTTGAAAAAATATATGATCCTGGAGCGGATGTCCAATTTTGAAGAGAAATTTCAAAACCTGGGATTCATCAGGATTCATAAATCATATATTGTTTTGTCTACCCATATCGGTTCTTATGATACGGCTCATGTATACCTTAAAGACGGGGAAAAACTTCCGCTTGGGAGAACCTATAAAAATGCTTTGAAAGCGTATTTAAATTAG
- a CDS encoding DUF2490 domain-containing protein, with translation MKIKFKLIVILLLGMISQIDAQSRDNYNMWFQYLMSARLTDKSTLTALSQYRSFDLAYDTRLFLVSAYVDYEVANDVKPAAGFMFLVLDSYKSDNTKKERYEKRPFQQVTLGGNIGRTSVSHRFRVEERFISNPDEFIVRLRYLISLRIPFNRAGEKEKLYGILKNELRMNVVKEDPFDSNRLTAGLGIKVGKNSAIEVAFINQLETGSTSNYGYIGYRNSFDWRKNKNK, from the coding sequence ATGAAAATTAAATTCAAATTAATTGTGATTTTACTGCTTGGAATGATCTCACAGATCGATGCCCAGAGCCGGGACAATTATAATATGTGGTTCCAGTATCTGATGTCTGCAAGACTGACCGATAAAAGTACACTGACGGCTCTCTCGCAGTACCGTTCTTTTGACCTGGCATATGACACCAGACTTTTCCTGGTTTCTGCGTATGTAGATTATGAAGTAGCGAATGATGTGAAACCCGCTGCCGGATTTATGTTTCTGGTGCTGGATTCTTATAAATCCGACAATACCAAAAAAGAAAGGTATGAGAAAAGACCTTTCCAGCAGGTGACTTTAGGCGGGAATATCGGAAGAACTTCGGTCTCGCACCGTTTCCGGGTGGAAGAACGTTTTATCAGCAATCCTGATGAGTTCATCGTGAGGCTCCGCTACCTGATTTCCCTGAGAATTCCTTTTAACAGAGCCGGAGAGAAAGAAAAACTCTACGGTATTCTGAAAAATGAATTAAGGATGAATGTGGTGAAAGAAGATCCCTTCGACAGCAACCGCTTAACAGCGGGACTCGGGATAAAGGTCGGAAAAAACTCAGCGATAGAAGTGGCTTTCATTAATCAGCTGGAAACAGGATCTACAAGCAACTACGGCTACATCGGTTACCGGAACAGCTTCGACTGGAGAAAAAACAAAAATAAATAA